In the genome of Aureimonas sp. OT7, one region contains:
- a CDS encoding crosslink repair DNA glycosylase YcaQ family protein: protein MTIQRIGLPLARRMALAAQGFGQPRPDAIHQGHLRRVLDRLALHQIDSVNVLARAHYLPAFSRLGAYDRAHFDRAAWGPRRQRRVFEYWAHEASLLPMDLFPLLRWRMERADRGMAGYKGLRLFAGERRAEAMALLDRIRTGGPMAASEFESSRTGWWEWSESKRILEWLFYAGHITTATRRRSFERVYDLTERVIPQAVMAVPPVPEAEAHRALILRSAKALGIATAAELRDYFRLGPAETRTAISELVEDGALLPAAVDGWPLAYIHPEARKPRRIDAAALLAPFDPIVWERARAERLFGFRYRIEIYVPAEQRQHGYYVLPFLLGDTLVARVDLKADRQARLLRVHAIHLEQGAPAGTIEALETELSALAGWLDLGAVTQPDIVDHE from the coding sequence ATGACGATCCAGCGCATCGGACTGCCGCTCGCACGGCGCATGGCCTTGGCGGCACAGGGCTTCGGACAGCCCCGCCCGGACGCCATCCATCAGGGGCACCTGCGCCGCGTACTGGACAGGCTGGCCCTGCACCAGATCGACAGCGTCAACGTGCTGGCGCGCGCCCATTATTTGCCCGCATTCTCGCGCCTCGGCGCCTATGACCGCGCGCATTTCGACCGCGCCGCCTGGGGCCCCCGCCGGCAGCGCCGCGTTTTCGAGTACTGGGCGCACGAAGCCTCGCTGCTGCCCATGGACCTGTTTCCCCTGTTGCGCTGGAGGATGGAGCGCGCCGATCGCGGCATGGCTGGCTACAAGGGCCTGCGCCTGTTCGCCGGAGAGCGGCGGGCCGAGGCCATGGCGCTTTTGGACCGCATCCGGACCGGGGGTCCGATGGCGGCGTCCGAGTTCGAGTCCAGCCGCACCGGCTGGTGGGAATGGAGCGAGTCCAAGCGCATACTGGAATGGCTGTTCTATGCCGGCCATATCACCACCGCCACGCGGCGGCGCAGCTTCGAACGCGTCTACGACCTGACCGAAAGGGTCATTCCACAAGCGGTCATGGCGGTGCCGCCGGTGCCGGAGGCAGAAGCGCATCGCGCGCTGATCCTGCGGTCGGCCAAGGCGCTGGGGATCGCAACCGCGGCCGAGCTGCGGGATTACTTTCGGCTCGGGCCGGCAGAAACACGCACGGCCATCTCCGAACTGGTCGAGGATGGGGCCCTGTTGCCTGCGGCGGTGGATGGTTGGCCACTCGCCTACATCCATCCGGAAGCCCGCAAGCCGCGCCGCATCGATGCGGCGGCACTGCTGGCGCCCTTCGATCCGATCGTGTGGGAACGCGCGCGGGCGGAACGCCTGTTCGGCTTCCGCTATCGAATCGAAATCTACGTGCCCGCCGAACAAAGGCAGCACGGCTATTACGTGCTGCCGTTCCTGCTCGGCGATACGCTCGTTGCCCGCGTCGACCTCAAGGCAGACCGGCAGGCCCGCCTTCTGCGTGTCCATGCGATCCACCTCGAGCAGGGCGCACCGGCCGGCACCATCGAAGCGCTGGAAACCGAATTGTCGGCCCTTGCCGGATGGCTGGATCTGGGCGCCGTGACGCAACCCGACATCGTGGATCACGAATGA
- a CDS encoding IclR family transcriptional regulator: MADDENGGPGRAPALEKGLDILELLASQKDGLLQKEVAGLTGRSASEIFRVLGVLERRGYIARDAGSGRYWLTLKLFELGNVHPPLRRMLEVATPLMETFATGSGCSCHLVIRHNDGLMVIAHAQPDAQLMGWTVKVGAYFPLSVRYASARMIAAFQHDETRERLLSMMLDPGEDPSDLRRRLARLREDGFEMHQSGIAPGVTDISCPVLNHLGVAAAALTAPIVDGLIPPDRQKVSVLPALLATAAELSARLGAPRSQPTT; encoded by the coding sequence ATGGCGGATGACGAGAATGGAGGCCCGGGGCGCGCGCCGGCATTGGAAAAGGGACTAGATATCCTGGAATTGCTGGCCTCCCAGAAAGACGGCCTGCTGCAGAAAGAGGTGGCCGGACTGACGGGACGGTCGGCCAGCGAGATTTTCCGCGTGCTCGGCGTGCTGGAACGACGTGGCTATATCGCGCGGGATGCGGGCAGCGGCCGGTACTGGCTGACGCTGAAGCTGTTCGAGCTTGGAAACGTCCATCCGCCGCTGCGCCGTATGCTTGAGGTGGCAACGCCGCTGATGGAGACGTTTGCGACAGGTTCGGGCTGCTCCTGCCATCTCGTCATCCGGCACAATGACGGCCTCATGGTCATCGCCCATGCGCAGCCGGACGCCCAGTTGATGGGCTGGACCGTCAAGGTCGGCGCTTACTTTCCACTCTCGGTCCGCTACGCTTCCGCGCGGATGATCGCTGCCTTCCAGCATGACGAAACGCGCGAAAGACTGCTGTCCATGATGCTCGACCCGGGCGAGGACCCCTCCGATCTGCGCCGAAGACTGGCGCGCCTTCGGGAAGACGGCTTCGAGATGCATCAAAGCGGCATCGCGCCCGGCGTCACCGATATAAGCTGCCCGGTGCTGAATCATCTCGGCGTCGCCGCAGCGGCCTTGACGGCACCCATCGTGGACGGGCTCATTCCGCCCGACAGGCAGAAAGTATCCGTGCTGCCGGCCCTGCTTGCGACGGCGGCGGAATTGTCGGCGCGCCTTGGCGCGCCCCGGTCGCAGCCGACGACATGA